A single region of the Halopiger xanaduensis SH-6 genome encodes:
- a CDS encoding ABC transporter permease subunit produces MTNWLIKRVGQSVLTVVVVFHLTFALVRLMPGNPFEAMVAQMLSENPNNPAAARRLVEIYININPDAPMYEQYLDYMSSMLQGDLGYSMSQQESVNQILAEAVPWTIFYMSIAMVVTFTTSICLGAIMAYYEGSKFDTAMTVVAVVESSTPYYVVALLMSFVFAYQLGWFPTNSRYPGAAEIGLNGEFVFGALHHAALPILSLIVTGAAASLSMRGNSISVLGADHIRVARLRGLPPTRIALRYVMRNAILPLYTGLLLLLGFMIGGSIILEDIFQYRGMGWYMYEGVQNRDYPLMVGGFMVICITVVIMMFIADLTYSRLDPRAKTGGDDMEVYGSAAGVPIRTQIKRYIKRLTNSSEKRADGGTTTHGFFGEEDVIDVDRKDVLYRKFDRSFYAPAKIVLSDWRGLLGTAILAGFVLIALFGERFVPSPTATFDRWVSPLDFNPAHPLGTTNGGQDLLSLMVHGTSPVLIMITVGAFATVTLGVSIGATAGFRGGNTDRLLMTLCDIIVSVPGLPLIIVIAAIVEPRHPAMVGLVLSVAAWGGLGRSIRSEVLKVRSQEYVEASRAMGVNTFSIILKDILPNIWPYILINLANNARNIIFSSVGLYFLGFLPRSTRNWGVVLDAAQSNNALYSVGQIHYIAVPAVFIIALSMGLILVSQSLDRISNPRIRARHAKSVDEEEPV; encoded by the coding sequence ATGACTAATTGGCTCATTAAGCGAGTGGGGCAGAGCGTGCTGACCGTCGTGGTCGTGTTCCACCTGACGTTCGCGCTGGTGCGGTTGATGCCGGGCAACCCGTTCGAGGCCATGGTCGCCCAGATGTTGTCCGAGAATCCGAACAACCCGGCTGCGGCGCGGCGGCTCGTCGAGATTTACATCAACATCAATCCCGACGCGCCGATGTACGAGCAGTACCTCGATTACATGTCGTCGATGCTGCAGGGCGATCTAGGGTACTCGATGTCGCAGCAGGAGTCCGTCAACCAGATCCTCGCCGAGGCGGTACCGTGGACGATCTTCTACATGTCCATCGCGATGGTCGTCACGTTCACGACGAGCATCTGCCTGGGTGCGATCATGGCCTACTACGAGGGCTCGAAGTTCGACACGGCGATGACGGTCGTCGCCGTCGTCGAGAGTTCGACTCCCTACTACGTGGTCGCACTCCTGATGTCGTTCGTCTTCGCGTACCAGCTCGGCTGGTTCCCGACCAACTCCCGGTACCCCGGCGCTGCCGAGATCGGGCTGAACGGCGAGTTCGTCTTCGGCGCGTTACACCACGCCGCCCTCCCGATCCTCTCGCTGATCGTGACGGGCGCGGCGGCGTCGCTCAGTATGCGCGGAAACTCGATCAGCGTCCTCGGCGCAGACCACATACGGGTCGCCCGCCTTCGCGGGCTCCCGCCGACCCGGATCGCCCTTCGCTACGTCATGCGCAACGCAATCCTGCCGCTGTACACCGGACTGCTCTTGCTCCTCGGGTTCATGATCGGCGGCTCGATCATCCTCGAGGACATCTTCCAGTACCGCGGGATGGGCTGGTACATGTACGAGGGGGTCCAGAACCGCGACTACCCGCTGATGGTCGGCGGCTTCATGGTGATCTGTATCACCGTCGTCATCATGATGTTCATCGCGGACCTCACGTACAGTCGACTCGACCCGCGCGCGAAGACGGGCGGCGACGACATGGAGGTCTACGGGAGCGCGGCCGGCGTTCCGATCCGGACCCAGATCAAGCGGTACATCAAGCGCCTGACGAACAGCAGCGAAAAGCGTGCCGACGGCGGCACGACGACCCACGGCTTCTTCGGCGAGGAGGACGTCATCGACGTCGACCGAAAGGACGTCCTCTACCGAAAGTTCGATCGGTCCTTCTACGCGCCCGCGAAGATCGTGCTGAGCGACTGGCGCGGACTCCTCGGCACGGCGATCCTCGCCGGATTCGTCTTGATCGCGCTCTTCGGCGAACGGTTCGTTCCGAGTCCGACGGCGACGTTCGACCGGTGGGTGTCGCCCCTCGACTTCAATCCCGCGCACCCGCTTGGAACGACCAACGGCGGGCAAGACCTGCTCTCGCTGATGGTCCACGGGACTTCGCCCGTGTTGATCATGATCACGGTCGGCGCGTTCGCGACGGTGACCCTCGGGGTCAGTATCGGCGCGACCGCCGGGTTCCGCGGCGGCAACACCGACCGCCTGCTGATGACGCTCTGTGACATCATCGTTTCCGTCCCCGGCCTCCCGCTGATCATCGTCATCGCCGCGATCGTCGAACCGCGCCACCCGGCGATGGTCGGGCTCGTCCTCTCCGTCGCAGCCTGGGGAGGTCTCGGACGCTCGATTCGCTCCGAGGTGCTCAAGGTCAGAAGTCAGGAGTACGTCGAGGCGTCCCGCGCGATGGGGGTCAACACGTTCTCGATCATCCTGAAGGACATCCTGCCGAACATCTGGCCGTACATCCTCATCAACCTCGCCAACAACGCCCGCAACATCATCTTCTCCTCGGTCGGGCTCTACTTCCTGGGCTTCCTGCCGCGCAGCACCCGGAATTGGGGCGTCGTCCTCGACGCGGCACAGAGCAATAACGCGCTGTACTCGGTCGGTCAGATCCACTACATCGCCGTCCCGGCGGTGTTCATCATCGCCCTGTCGATGGGTCTGATCCTCGTCTCGCAGTCGCTCGACCGGATCAGCAATCCGCGGATCCGGGCCCGTCACGCGAAGTCGGTCGACGAAGAAGAGCCGGTCTGA
- a CDS encoding family 4 glycosyl hydrolase: protein MSQQVHAVRSENAIDPDDITIAYIGGGSRQWAPNLIRDLAQSDLHGQVRLYDEYYESAQLNAEFGNWVHDEADVEPSADWSYEAVEDLETALSGADIVILSTQYDPAETFVHDLDIPKEYGIYGAVAATIGPGGIFRAMRTVPLYRKFAAAIREHCPDAWVFNYTNPVHFVTRALYDEYPDINALGLCHEVLGTRHRLARYAREELDMDAEREDISVNVKGINHFTWIDEARCKGVDLWPVLEDLVESDHAHQEFSWEDLEDESVFVDNWQVTWELFRRFDVLPAAGDRHLVEYATSFIQNGQEGLNRWGVKRTGSDYRSKHWTPAESDQTTDVEAWLDGEKEFELTESHEVFVDILRALVGRDTYVTNINLPNVGQVSDLQDGAVVETNAVVRNNEVKPTAAGGFPRPVRSLIRGHVDTIETVIEASRDGDVDAAFQGFLIDQQIRTLQTEEARELFAELVAAEEEYLQDWALEDSDVLAEADAYPAN, encoded by the coding sequence ATGTCACAGCAAGTACACGCAGTACGGTCCGAGAACGCGATCGACCCCGACGATATCACGATCGCGTACATCGGCGGCGGGAGTCGACAGTGGGCGCCGAACCTCATCCGCGACCTCGCGCAGTCGGACCTGCACGGACAGGTCCGACTGTACGACGAGTACTACGAGAGCGCCCAGCTGAACGCCGAGTTCGGCAACTGGGTCCACGACGAGGCCGACGTCGAGCCCTCGGCCGACTGGTCCTACGAGGCCGTCGAAGACCTCGAGACGGCGCTTTCCGGCGCCGACATCGTCATCCTCTCGACCCAGTACGATCCGGCGGAGACGTTCGTCCACGACCTGGACATTCCCAAGGAGTACGGTATCTACGGCGCCGTCGCGGCGACGATCGGCCCCGGCGGAATCTTCCGCGCGATGCGAACTGTCCCGCTGTACCGAAAGTTCGCCGCTGCGATCCGCGAGCACTGCCCCGACGCGTGGGTCTTCAACTACACGAATCCGGTCCACTTCGTGACGCGAGCGCTCTACGACGAGTATCCGGACATCAACGCGCTCGGCCTCTGTCACGAGGTACTCGGAACCCGCCACCGCCTCGCCCGCTACGCCCGCGAAGAACTCGATATGGACGCCGAGCGGGAGGATATCTCGGTCAACGTCAAGGGGATCAACCACTTCACCTGGATCGACGAGGCCCGCTGTAAGGGCGTCGACCTCTGGCCGGTTCTCGAGGATCTGGTCGAAAGCGACCACGCCCACCAGGAGTTTAGCTGGGAGGACCTCGAGGACGAGAGCGTCTTCGTCGACAACTGGCAGGTGACCTGGGAGCTGTTCCGCCGGTTCGACGTGCTTCCGGCGGCGGGCGACCGCCACCTCGTCGAGTACGCGACGTCGTTCATTCAGAACGGCCAGGAGGGACTCAACCGCTGGGGCGTCAAGCGCACCGGCAGCGACTACCGCTCGAAACACTGGACGCCCGCCGAGTCCGATCAGACGACCGACGTCGAGGCCTGGCTCGACGGCGAGAAGGAATTCGAGCTGACCGAATCCCACGAGGTCTTCGTCGACATCCTCCGTGCGCTGGTCGGGCGGGATACCTACGTCACGAACATCAACCTCCCCAACGTCGGCCAGGTGTCGGACCTGCAGGACGGCGCCGTCGTCGAGACGAACGCCGTCGTCCGCAACAACGAGGTCAAGCCGACGGCCGCCGGCGGCTTCCCGCGCCCGGTTCGCAGCCTCATTCGTGGCCACGTCGACACCATCGAAACCGTCATCGAAGCCTCCCGAGACGGCGACGTCGACGCCGCCTTCCAGGGCTTCCTCATCGACCAGCAGATCCGAACCCTTCAGACCGAAGAAGCCCGCGAACTGTTCGCCGAACTGGTCGCCGCAGAAGAGGAGTATCTGCAGGACTGGGCCCTCGAGGATTCGGACGTCCTCGCGGAAGCGGACGCGTACCCGGCGAACTAA
- a CDS encoding universal stress protein — translation MDRALVVVESSEFAKRLIREAGELAAGVDAELKLLATMDKDEYEQDVETMSTIANVEGTSYSPDDVRESGRQFAADLAKSQLEDLDVDYEPLCIVIDDGPEAQEIVATAEKHDCDHIFIAGRKRSPTGKALFGDRTQGVILNFDGIVSVATN, via the coding sequence ATGGATCGCGCACTCGTCGTCGTCGAATCGTCGGAGTTCGCCAAACGCCTCATTCGGGAAGCCGGTGAGTTGGCCGCCGGCGTCGACGCCGAACTCAAACTCCTCGCGACGATGGACAAGGACGAATACGAACAGGACGTCGAAACCATGTCGACGATCGCGAACGTCGAGGGAACGTCGTACTCGCCCGACGACGTCAGAGAGAGCGGGCGCCAGTTCGCCGCCGACCTTGCGAAGTCGCAACTCGAGGACCTCGACGTCGACTACGAACCGCTCTGTATCGTCATCGACGACGGGCCGGAAGCCCAGGAGATCGTCGCCACGGCGGAGAAACACGACTGCGATCACATCTTCATCGCGGGTCGCAAGCGGTCGCCGACCGGAAAGGCGCTGTTCGGCGACCGGACGCAGGGCGTCATTCTCAACTTCGACGGGATCGTCTCCGTCGCGACGAACTGA
- a CDS encoding carbohydrate ABC transporter permease — translation MATDTQPDPGSVPEGESNAGFLNLSPERTAQAKRIGFHALLWSLIAIVLFPVFWMFIVSVNQTSFEAFVGDPLGWAANANLEGYRDVWFGSDFRYWFRNSLLVSIGATILSIAVCTLGAYSIGRLRYRGRKAVATFLLITQMFPAILIAIPLFLVFRDIGLFNTLTGLVIAYVAFTLPFAIWMLRGFYENLPESLEEAAMIDGSTRFGAVVRVILPLSAPAIATTAIFTWVQAWNEFVFALILINDSQTQTLPPGMSQWVGQYALQWDMLMAGALGATLPMLIVFFLLQSYIVKGLAEGAVKS, via the coding sequence ATGGCAACGGATACGCAACCCGACCCCGGCTCGGTTCCGGAGGGCGAATCGAACGCCGGCTTCCTGAACCTGAGCCCCGAGCGCACCGCGCAGGCGAAACGGATCGGCTTCCACGCGCTGCTGTGGTCGCTGATCGCGATCGTCCTGTTCCCGGTGTTCTGGATGTTCATCGTGTCGGTCAACCAGACCTCCTTCGAGGCGTTCGTCGGGGATCCCCTCGGCTGGGCGGCGAACGCGAACCTCGAGGGCTACCGCGACGTCTGGTTCGGCTCGGACTTCCGCTACTGGTTCCGCAACAGCCTCCTCGTCAGTATCGGCGCGACGATCCTGAGCATCGCGGTCTGTACGCTGGGCGCCTACAGCATCGGCCGCCTCCGCTACCGCGGCCGGAAGGCGGTGGCGACGTTCCTGCTGATCACGCAGATGTTCCCGGCGATCCTGATCGCGATCCCGCTGTTCCTGGTTTTCCGGGACATCGGGCTGTTCAACACGCTGACCGGGCTCGTCATCGCGTACGTCGCGTTCACGCTGCCGTTCGCGATCTGGATGCTGCGCGGGTTCTACGAGAACCTCCCCGAGTCGCTCGAGGAGGCGGCGATGATCGACGGGAGTACGCGGTTCGGCGCGGTCGTGCGGGTGATCCTGCCGCTGTCGGCGCCGGCGATCGCGACGACGGCGATCTTCACGTGGGTTCAGGCGTGGAACGAGTTCGTCTTCGCGCTAATCTTGATCAACGACTCGCAGACCCAGACGCTGCCGCCGGGGATGTCCCAGTGGGTCGGCCAGTACGCGCTCCAGTGGGACATGCTGATGGCCGGCGCGCTCGGCGCGACGCTGCCGATGCTGATCGTCTTCTTCCTACTCCAGAGCTACATCGTCAAGGGGCTGGCAGAAGGCGCCGTCAAGTCGTGA
- a CDS encoding carbohydrate ABC transporter permease — MSTRLGTLREFELPREYYHWLSKESVWGWLFLLPSLFALGLVSVYPLFRGIYLSFFEYDGIGDPEWVGLEHYARIVGWTEFWVVMRNTLVWAFAAVVIMALIGLGFATLLNREFYGRSIATTLLLLPWAIPFISIAFNWRLMYDYELGAINGLFRTVGLTDGIQWLASSRYALFSIMLAWVWRNFPFFMLTFLAGMKGIPGDLYEAARVDGSTRLDTFRHITLPFLQPVAVVMTLLMSLWTLNHFTLIYVMTGGGPGNSSMVLPVYIYRQAFHLQNMGLASAIAVVMLLVMLTYGLIYLRLYREDIGGK, encoded by the coding sequence ATGTCAACGCGATTAGGCACGCTCCGCGAGTTCGAACTCCCACGGGAGTACTACCACTGGCTCTCGAAGGAGAGCGTCTGGGGCTGGCTGTTCCTCCTGCCGTCGCTGTTCGCGCTCGGGCTGGTCAGCGTCTATCCCCTCTTCCGGGGAATCTACCTCAGCTTCTTCGAGTACGACGGCATCGGCGACCCCGAGTGGGTCGGCCTCGAGCACTACGCCCGGATCGTCGGCTGGACGGAGTTCTGGGTCGTGATGCGGAACACGCTGGTGTGGGCGTTCGCAGCGGTCGTGATCATGGCCCTGATCGGGCTCGGGTTCGCAACCCTGCTCAATCGGGAGTTTTACGGCCGATCGATCGCGACGACGCTGCTTCTGCTCCCGTGGGCGATCCCGTTCATCTCGATCGCCTTCAACTGGCGGCTGATGTACGACTACGAGCTCGGCGCGATCAACGGGCTCTTCCGCACGGTCGGGCTCACCGACGGCATCCAGTGGCTCGCGAGCTCGCGCTACGCGCTGTTCTCGATCATGCTCGCCTGGGTCTGGCGGAACTTCCCCTTCTTCATGCTGACCTTCCTGGCCGGCATGAAGGGCATTCCGGGCGACCTGTACGAGGCGGCTCGCGTCGACGGCTCGACGCGGCTGGACACGTTCCGGCACATCACGCTGCCGTTCCTGCAGCCGGTTGCGGTCGTGATGACGCTGCTGATGAGCCTCTGGACGCTGAACCACTTCACGCTGATCTACGTCATGACCGGCGGCGGGCCGGGCAACTCCTCGATGGTGTTGCCGGTGTACATCTACCGGCAGGCGTTCCACCTCCAGAACATGGGGCTGGCGAGCGCCATCGCGGTCGTCATGCTGCTGGTCATGCTGACCTACGGGCTCATCTACCTGCGACTGTACCGCGAAGACATCGGAGGGAAATAA
- a CDS encoding sugar ABC transporter substrate-binding protein: MSQRDMSGGNTHDTAEPSASTDEPDAEEYSRRGFMETAGAMGAAGATAGLAGCVGGDDTEGTGEGDFLWWTMRGYIQSEEQALRDTAAEFENWSDEEVNLTTEVITWDQVFESWASAIQGQNTPNVSEMANEHAVDYGSRGVVRPNTELFNEYDDWYDTPSYWGNYDGEVWGFPWFVEVRNFYANTDILEDAGHDSIPETWEELVDTATDVESETDKTGFVSAGSQSTGTGQVLYGAAVQAGGEFYGYEDDQWTVELDSPTSLFAHLWMASMQEEWEIGPGGWAGMDGTDAEQLYREGEAAFMINSGDAANNMIDEGDAVADSTSLELIPEGPMGTNTAFMGGSCLSAFESDFTQHNVEDGLSMSFIEYMTSPDTMEGYYPDATPNFLPVREAQEELPPFTENPTDIPDEWIQNRLDQASDSARYGITGPQRNAPFLGDLEGTTDAYSVAISGILGANHDPKEALVDLANDVRSTISESDAVDYELEQSDEQPSLDDAPDELQDWIDGSDGTPQIWDPYE; the protein is encoded by the coding sequence ATGTCACAGAGGGACATGTCTGGTGGGAACACCCATGACACAGCGGAGCCATCAGCATCGACCGACGAGCCGGACGCCGAGGAGTACTCGCGGCGCGGCTTCATGGAAACCGCGGGTGCGATGGGTGCCGCCGGTGCGACCGCCGGTCTGGCCGGCTGTGTCGGCGGCGACGACACCGAAGGGACCGGCGAAGGCGACTTCCTCTGGTGGACGATGCGGGGGTACATTCAGTCGGAGGAACAGGCGCTTCGGGACACCGCCGCGGAGTTCGAGAACTGGTCCGACGAGGAGGTCAACCTGACGACCGAGGTCATCACGTGGGACCAGGTGTTCGAATCCTGGGCGTCGGCGATCCAGGGCCAGAACACGCCGAACGTCAGCGAGATGGCCAACGAGCACGCCGTCGACTACGGCTCGCGCGGCGTCGTGCGGCCGAACACGGAGCTGTTCAACGAGTACGACGACTGGTACGACACGCCGTCGTACTGGGGCAACTACGACGGCGAGGTCTGGGGCTTCCCGTGGTTCGTCGAGGTCCGGAACTTCTACGCGAACACGGACATCCTCGAGGACGCCGGCCACGACAGCATCCCCGAGACGTGGGAGGAGCTGGTCGATACGGCCACGGACGTCGAGAGCGAAACCGACAAGACCGGGTTCGTCTCCGCCGGATCGCAGTCCACGGGGACGGGACAGGTTCTCTACGGCGCGGCCGTCCAGGCCGGCGGCGAGTTCTACGGCTACGAAGACGACCAGTGGACCGTCGAGTTGGACTCCCCGACGTCGCTGTTCGCCCACCTCTGGATGGCCAGCATGCAGGAGGAGTGGGAGATCGGTCCCGGCGGCTGGGCCGGCATGGACGGCACCGACGCCGAACAACTCTACCGGGAGGGCGAGGCCGCCTTCATGATCAACTCGGGCGACGCGGCCAACAACATGATCGACGAGGGCGACGCGGTCGCCGACTCGACGAGCCTGGAGCTGATTCCGGAGGGGCCGATGGGAACCAACACCGCCTTCATGGGCGGAAGTTGCCTCTCTGCGTTCGAATCGGACTTCACCCAGCACAACGTCGAGGACGGCCTCTCGATGTCGTTTATCGAGTACATGACCAGCCCCGACACCATGGAGGGGTACTACCCGGACGCGACGCCGAACTTCCTCCCCGTTCGGGAGGCCCAGGAGGAGCTCCCCCCGTTCACCGAGAACCCGACGGACATCCCCGACGAGTGGATCCAGAACCGGCTGGACCAGGCCTCGGACAGCGCCCGCTACGGGATTACCGGACCCCAGCGGAACGCGCCGTTCCTCGGCGACCTCGAGGGGACGACCGACGCCTACTCGGTCGCCATCTCCGGGATCCTCGGCGCGAACCACGATCCGAAGGAGGCGCTCGTCGACCTCGCGAACGACGTCCGATCGACGATCAGCGAGTCCGACGCCGTGGACTACGAACTCGAGCAGAGCGACGAGCAACCCTCGCTCGACGACGCGCCCGACGAATTGCAGGACTGGATCGACGGCAGCGACGGCACGCCACAGATCTGGGACCCCTACGAGTAA